In Paenibacillus guangzhouensis, a single window of DNA contains:
- a CDS encoding Gfo/Idh/MocA family protein, with protein sequence MEKKKLRVGIIGAGSIGAIHAEAYQSLAESEVLAITDVHLPLAQKVANTYGIEQVYERMEDLLDDERIDAVVVAVPNKFHESIAVAALEKGKHVMIEKPLAIDTAGARNIVKAQRTSGKVVMIPHQLRWDATALAVKEEAAKGSLGDIYYAKTGWFRRKSIPGWGSWFTQSALSGGGPLIDVGVHMLDLAIYLMGNPKPVSVFATTYAAFGERKLGIGSWGTPNWEGTFDVEDLATALIKFDNGASLQLEVSWAAHTVAEGNVSFLHLMGTEGGAVIQGNKGKFLMERFNRTADIEIAVPTQAEDSRVLLNRHFIDCIERGTEPMTSAYSGLTNLAIIEAIYESGKTGKQVDVNIDGELA encoded by the coding sequence ATGGAAAAGAAAAAACTACGCGTAGGGATTATCGGCGCCGGCAGTATCGGCGCCATACATGCCGAAGCATATCAATCGCTTGCAGAGAGCGAAGTGCTTGCGATTACGGATGTTCATCTTCCGCTGGCACAGAAGGTTGCGAATACATATGGGATTGAACAGGTCTATGAACGGATGGAAGACCTGCTAGATGATGAGCGCATTGATGCCGTCGTCGTTGCGGTACCGAATAAATTCCATGAATCGATTGCCGTCGCGGCGCTTGAGAAAGGCAAGCATGTCATGATCGAGAAGCCGCTCGCGATCGATACGGCAGGTGCACGTAATATCGTGAAGGCACAGCGGACATCGGGCAAAGTTGTCATGATCCCGCACCAGCTGCGCTGGGATGCCACAGCACTTGCGGTGAAAGAAGAAGCGGCCAAGGGTTCGCTGGGTGACATTTATTATGCGAAGACAGGCTGGTTCCGCAGAAAGAGTATTCCAGGCTGGGGCTCATGGTTCACCCAATCCGCATTATCCGGCGGCGGCCCGCTTATCGATGTCGGAGTTCATATGCTGGATTTAGCGATCTATCTGATGGGCAATCCGAAGCCGGTCTCCGTCTTTGCAACGACCTATGCGGCATTCGGTGAACGCAAGCTGGGTATTGGCAGCTGGGGAACGCCGAACTGGGAAGGGACGTTTGACGTAGAGGATCTTGCCACGGCGCTGATTAAATTCGATAACGGCGCATCATTGCAGCTCGAAGTTAGCTGGGCGGCACACACGGTTGCAGAAGGCAACGTATCCTTCCTGCACCTGATGGGAACAGAAGGCGGCGCAGTCATCCAAGGCAATAAAGGGAAATTCCTGATGGAACGCTTCAACCGCACAGCCGATATTGAGATCGCGGTCCCGACGCAGGCCGAAGATTCCCGCGTGCTGCTGAATCGTCATTTCATCGATTGCATTGAGCGTGGAACGGAACCGATGACCAGCGCTTATAGTGGATTAACGAATCTAGCAATCATTGAAGCCATCTATGAATCGGGCAAAACGGGCAAGCAGGTCGATGTGAATATAGATGGAGAGCTAGCGTAG
- a CDS encoding S-layer homology domain-containing protein: protein MIRNHGSRAFRMILIMCLMISLVLPSSAFAQDAGAAQVTGGGAGLLTVELLPDVDVLNGSLRINRVDAPIVQNTLDLQGTSTFNLNNNFIEPNVQYLVQLLMQYKDPVTQSRLFYYDNQELSGSELLTLGLWNLDADRKLIQPRSQAFSANSDARITYDIMVPHANDQSFKIPAASTNSLITSPRNMQVQLTESNNGIGYHVQKELPMKDISSVSESVYYDFQAEKNNAASLTLPPNVSEINITSTERHHQSMFNALNELKFTGGKQNIQVTTPVMADNQQKGMTWNFNGNVIPGEKLAFATDTTQLIIPFFNYNQTQKSFTIVPILQRGKFSFDSIYPLRSQFQVNIKHGLQDVNLQDIRFNIPNNIVGTPTESLVSGDYTAEVTFNMNGTLIQGKSNALRIQSNEIGGLPVSVQNEKGQPLQNGTVELYEMKKTDFFFDENLEKIFQNTIQDGISFIPHAYLLNGKQYQLLIQAKSEDGSPIIYHRIFTASNEGELTFTSKELRSLHINPNTQIAADKEQIGLILYDDQHAPLTISFSRDIQQTKQGIRQLYIATEAPSVDMQFNFYNSMQKTGYYDRRDQLRLSDSTLSVHPFTDLAEITLPPSLIGTISIDEGIDTESIYASKYYIQKGSKASIDYVVEKNGYRYFIYGYYDVNSNVQLPEKIKMQGNIYQHQWYENRVLIQYQNPSNNLNVSYIEDIHTNQMIFSSASQPEPTVNVNSVPGSEAVEYQLYDLQGNKLGSPVRSNLYQFQLNTNLTKGSEYRVRLEKQLFPADLLELSMDTTFIAEQTAGTLAEIPIQAPAGENFVNDDEMNKGEIGEIINTDKGPNYIYTSYASIKNNKLMVPNGIKPNSDYVVHLVMRLSSGDLYYKQLAIKGQELLQMRKIEASSQLTTYSQTADAPFSSLVYSISIPNVSYKFSIMNRSKLVTDAKDILAQSIYHSERAIYHLTKPIHSNGSKKVEFSFENEQKAAVPITIQTEKSSTSIDAFFDMSTGLISDMPYNTLYTNPGERRYGFITKESRPYETPWSYTWEQPSPIDIQQETELKLSNDIVQKSLEYFNIHKDEKNQYSVSSLVHLTSRDFTLTSLGVYREYFNSFSARSLDGPAVSVIKPYDGQFDRVNQVFPIITVKDRSGKVIVEQENNEYLDYFNITLPSDIKPGNYTLTYQLPTGPRESIELSKTFEIRDPNTNPGGGDNGGSTGPSPGTGGGNNGGGNPGGGGGGGGAPALPGGAVPAKPDANQENKDIVDIASANVPQAVNGKVEINVSSKDTTQIQLPSSITSTVGSNTLVIRTPNGDVEIPSSVLKELAGLVNMADTKDVKVKVTLKPVTQEAAAALLKPWQSQMTQAGQIVELGLSITSNGRELPLKQFSTPIKVILNVTDASDREIIGIYGMDGSNGPTYVGGKLNGDKLVAELTHSGKYGVLKFNKTFSDVPASHWAYQAIRELTAKQIAKGFTADQFAPSREITRAEFVQFLVNALHLTASTTPTFKDVPAASWYADAVAAGVEHGIVRGLSAEQFGPNQAITREEMAVIVTQAYRNMTKQELQAAAAASFSDRSQASSWAQSAIDQAVAIQLLQGTNAQTFAPKQHATRAEAAKVILNLLAKK from the coding sequence ATGATTCGCAATCATGGTTCAAGAGCGTTTCGAATGATTTTAATAATGTGTTTAATGATTAGCCTTGTTCTGCCAAGTTCGGCTTTTGCGCAGGATGCAGGGGCAGCTCAGGTTACGGGGGGCGGGGCAGGCTTATTGACAGTCGAACTGCTACCTGATGTTGACGTACTGAACGGGAGTCTACGCATCAATCGTGTGGATGCTCCGATTGTACAAAACACACTTGATCTTCAAGGAACAAGTACGTTCAATCTTAATAACAACTTCATTGAACCCAACGTTCAATACCTGGTTCAACTCTTAATGCAGTATAAGGATCCTGTCACACAATCCCGACTCTTCTATTATGACAATCAAGAACTATCAGGAAGCGAGCTGTTGACCCTCGGTCTGTGGAATTTAGATGCTGACCGCAAACTGATTCAACCCCGTTCGCAAGCATTCTCTGCTAATAGTGATGCTAGAATCACTTATGACATCATGGTGCCTCATGCCAATGATCAATCCTTTAAAATTCCGGCAGCGAGCACTAACAGTCTCATCACTTCTCCTCGCAACATGCAAGTGCAACTGACGGAATCGAATAACGGAATCGGATACCATGTTCAAAAGGAACTCCCTATGAAAGACATCTCCTCCGTCAGCGAATCCGTCTATTATGATTTTCAGGCTGAGAAGAATAACGCCGCTTCATTAACGCTTCCACCGAACGTCAGTGAAATTAACATCACAAGCACGGAACGCCATCATCAATCCATGTTTAATGCATTAAACGAACTGAAATTTACTGGCGGAAAACAAAATATTCAAGTAACTACGCCAGTTATGGCTGACAATCAACAAAAAGGTATGACTTGGAACTTTAATGGTAACGTGATACCTGGGGAAAAGCTCGCCTTTGCTACCGACACGACGCAGTTGATCATCCCATTTTTCAATTACAATCAAACTCAAAAATCATTTACAATTGTTCCGATCTTACAAAGAGGAAAGTTTAGTTTCGATAGTATATACCCTCTGCGCTCGCAGTTCCAAGTAAACATCAAGCATGGACTACAAGACGTGAACTTACAAGATATTCGATTCAACATTCCGAATAACATTGTAGGAACACCGACTGAATCTTTAGTATCCGGCGACTATACCGCTGAAGTGACCTTCAATATGAATGGGACGCTCATCCAAGGGAAATCGAATGCTCTGCGAATACAAAGTAATGAAATTGGCGGCCTGCCTGTCTCTGTTCAGAACGAAAAAGGACAGCCCCTTCAAAACGGGACGGTCGAGTTGTATGAAATGAAAAAGACGGACTTTTTCTTCGATGAAAACCTTGAAAAAATATTTCAAAACACGATTCAAGACGGCATCTCTTTTATACCTCATGCCTATTTATTGAACGGCAAACAGTATCAATTGCTGATTCAAGCGAAATCGGAAGACGGCAGCCCAATCATTTATCATCGTATTTTTACTGCTAGCAATGAAGGTGAGCTCACCTTCACATCCAAGGAGCTACGTTCATTACATATCAACCCGAATACACAAATAGCAGCTGATAAAGAACAAATCGGATTGATTCTCTATGATGACCAACATGCGCCATTAACTATTTCCTTCTCACGTGATATTCAGCAAACAAAGCAGGGGATTCGCCAGCTTTATATTGCGACAGAAGCTCCGTCTGTTGACATGCAATTTAACTTTTATAATTCAATGCAGAAGACAGGCTATTATGATCGTCGAGACCAACTCCGGCTATCTGACAGTACACTGTCGGTACATCCTTTTACGGATCTAGCCGAGATCACTTTACCACCCAGCTTAATAGGAACGATATCGATTGACGAAGGTATTGATACCGAATCCATTTATGCAAGTAAATATTACATTCAGAAAGGTTCGAAAGCCAGCATCGACTACGTCGTTGAGAAAAATGGTTATCGTTACTTTATCTATGGATACTATGATGTAAACTCAAATGTACAACTCCCTGAGAAAATTAAAATGCAAGGGAACATCTATCAACATCAATGGTATGAGAACAGGGTGCTTATCCAGTATCAGAACCCTTCAAACAATCTGAATGTCTCGTATATTGAAGATATCCATACGAATCAAATGATCTTTTCGTCGGCATCCCAGCCTGAGCCTACCGTGAATGTTAATTCTGTACCTGGTTCGGAAGCTGTGGAATATCAGCTATATGATCTGCAAGGCAATAAACTAGGGAGCCCCGTTCGATCGAATCTATATCAGTTCCAATTGAATACGAACTTGACCAAAGGATCGGAGTATCGGGTCAGACTAGAGAAACAATTATTCCCGGCAGACCTGCTAGAATTATCGATGGATACGACCTTCATTGCAGAGCAAACTGCCGGTACCTTAGCGGAAATCCCTATTCAAGCCCCTGCAGGAGAAAACTTTGTAAACGATGATGAAATGAATAAAGGAGAAATTGGCGAAATTATCAACACGGACAAAGGTCCCAATTACATCTACACCTCTTATGCGTCAATCAAAAATAATAAATTAATGGTTCCTAACGGGATTAAGCCCAACAGTGATTATGTCGTACATCTTGTGATGCGATTATCAAGTGGAGACTTGTATTACAAACAACTCGCTATTAAAGGCCAAGAATTGCTTCAGATGAGAAAAATAGAAGCTTCTTCACAATTAACCACTTACTCGCAGACAGCGGACGCTCCTTTTTCGAGTCTAGTATATTCGATAAGCATTCCAAATGTATCATATAAATTCAGTATTATGAACCGCAGTAAGTTGGTTACCGATGCGAAAGATATCCTCGCCCAATCGATCTATCATAGTGAACGTGCAATTTATCATTTGACGAAACCCATTCACAGCAATGGTTCAAAGAAAGTCGAATTTTCTTTTGAAAATGAGCAAAAAGCAGCGGTACCCATCACGATCCAAACTGAAAAATCTTCGACGTCGATTGATGCTTTCTTCGATATGAGTACAGGTTTGATCAGCGATATGCCGTATAATACCTTGTACACCAATCCGGGAGAACGACGTTATGGGTTCATTACGAAAGAATCTCGCCCATATGAAACACCTTGGTCTTATACTTGGGAACAACCAAGTCCAATCGATATTCAACAAGAAACAGAACTTAAGCTTTCGAACGACATCGTTCAAAAATCATTAGAATACTTCAATATACATAAGGATGAGAAGAATCAATACAGTGTAAGCTCTTTAGTTCATCTTACCAGCAGAGACTTTACCTTAACTTCCCTTGGTGTATACCGAGAGTACTTCAATTCATTCTCTGCCCGTTCGCTAGACGGCCCTGCCGTCAGCGTCATTAAACCTTATGACGGACAATTTGATCGAGTGAACCAGGTCTTCCCGATCATTACCGTAAAAGATCGCAGCGGCAAAGTAATCGTGGAGCAAGAAAACAATGAATATCTTGACTATTTCAACATCACCCTCCCGTCCGACATCAAGCCGGGAAACTACACGCTAACCTATCAATTGCCGACAGGACCGCGTGAGAGCATCGAGCTTTCTAAGACATTTGAGATCCGTGACCCTAACACGAACCCAGGCGGAGGCGACAATGGTGGCAGTACAGGTCCAAGTCCAGGCACAGGTGGGGGCAACAATGGTGGCGGTAACCCAGGTGGCGGTGGTGGAGGCGGTGGTGCTCCAGCATTGCCAGGTGGAGCCGTTCCAGCAAAGCCGGATGCGAATCAAGAAAATAAAGACATCGTCGACATCGCGAGCGCCAATGTTCCGCAAGCTGTGAACGGAAAAGTTGAGATTAACGTATCATCCAAGGACACGACGCAAATTCAGCTGCCAAGCAGCATCACCAGCACCGTCGGCAGTAACACGCTCGTCATTCGCACGCCGAACGGTGACGTTGAAATTCCTTCCAGCGTCCTGAAAGAGCTAGCCGGGCTCGTAAATATGGCTGATACAAAAGATGTGAAGGTAAAGGTAACTCTCAAACCTGTAACGCAAGAGGCGGCCGCGGCGCTTCTGAAACCATGGCAAAGCCAAATGACGCAAGCCGGCCAAATCGTTGAACTTGGCCTCAGCATCACATCGAATGGCAGAGAACTGCCGCTTAAGCAGTTCAGTACACCTATCAAGGTCATACTCAACGTGACCGATGCCTCCGACCGCGAGATCATCGGCATCTATGGAATGGACGGTAGCAACGGACCTACGTATGTCGGCGGAAAGCTCAACGGGGATAAACTCGTCGCAGAGCTTACGCACAGCGGCAAATACGGCGTCCTTAAGTTTAATAAGACGTTCTCTGACGTTCCTGCTTCGCACTGGGCCTACCAGGCGATTCGGGAATTAACAGCAAAACAAATCGCAAAAGGATTCACGGCGGATCAGTTCGCACCTAGCCGTGAAATTACGCGAGCGGAATTCGTTCAATTCCTCGTGAACGCGCTGCATCTCACAGCGTCGACGACACCAACGTTTAAAGACGTCCCAGCTGCATCTTGGTATGCGGATGCAGTCGCGGCAGGTGTCGAGCATGGAATTGTCCGTGGGTTAAGCGCCGAGCAGTTCGGGCCGAACCAAGCAATCACGCGGGAAGAAATGGCTGTCATCGTAACCCAAGCGTACCGGAACATGACGAAGCAAGAACTACAAGCTGCTGCTGCAGCTTCGTTCTCAGATCGTTCGCAAGCCAGCAGCTGGGCGCAGTCCGCGATCGATCAAGCGGTAGCAATCCAATTGCTGCAAGGAACGAATGCGCAGACATTCGCGCCGAAGCAGCATGCGACGCGCGCAGAAGCAGCCAAAGTCATCTTGAACCTACTAGCCAAAAAATAA
- a CDS encoding metallophosphoesterase family protein, whose amino-acid sequence MKPHMSFQVMSDTHVAEDPSHVNSINFDQALKDILKTAPDSDGIMHVGDVTDSGHPGQFKTMASIWERNKAGLPPVYFTTGNHDVRWADFEERMASFRNATGIDQLYYDVWIKGYHFIFLGTEKPLKDCAYLSADQLAWFDMKIAENSAPDKPIFIFVHEPMMNTVAGAQTRNGWHGIRQDRELKTILSKYPQSILFTGHTHWELGSKDTIYNAKYATLFNVPSVAYLWTDEDAYKDGSQGYYVDVYDDHVLVKGRDFANGSWISEATYRIPMPPQIPVVDPKTDPDMTLGNPTMQLDKRHYLVGEPIHVTYAGSLNKDAFGIFPRGAVPNEVRQIEPLAFILTNTVQQPDGMLTFEHLTLPPGEYDMIYLGETMHVELTRLPFEVTAG is encoded by the coding sequence ATGAAACCGCATATGAGCTTTCAAGTGATGTCAGACACGCATGTTGCTGAAGATCCGAGCCATGTCAATTCTATCAACTTCGATCAAGCGCTTAAGGATATTTTGAAGACGGCACCGGACAGTGACGGCATTATGCATGTGGGCGATGTGACCGACAGTGGTCATCCAGGGCAATTCAAGACGATGGCATCCATTTGGGAGCGCAATAAAGCAGGATTGCCGCCCGTGTATTTTACGACGGGCAACCATGATGTTCGCTGGGCTGATTTTGAGGAGAGGATGGCAAGCTTCCGAAATGCGACGGGCATCGATCAGTTGTATTATGATGTATGGATTAAAGGCTATCATTTTATTTTCCTAGGAACAGAGAAGCCGTTGAAAGATTGCGCCTACCTCTCTGCAGACCAGCTCGCTTGGTTTGATATGAAAATAGCGGAGAACTCAGCGCCAGACAAGCCGATTTTTATTTTCGTGCACGAGCCGATGATGAACACGGTTGCCGGTGCGCAGACGCGGAACGGTTGGCATGGCATTCGGCAGGATCGTGAATTGAAAACCATTCTATCGAAGTATCCGCAATCAATCCTATTTACAGGGCATACCCATTGGGAGCTGGGTTCGAAGGATACGATCTATAACGCCAAATACGCTACCCTATTCAATGTTCCGTCGGTAGCTTATTTGTGGACGGATGAAGATGCGTACAAGGACGGATCGCAGGGCTACTACGTGGATGTGTACGACGATCATGTGCTGGTCAAAGGCCGGGATTTTGCGAACGGATCATGGATTAGCGAAGCGACGTACCGCATTCCGATGCCACCGCAAATTCCTGTCGTCGATCCGAAGACAGACCCGGATATGACTCTCGGCAACCCGACGATGCAGCTAGATAAGCGTCATTATCTCGTAGGGGAGCCGATTCACGTTACATACGCGGGTTCCTTGAATAAGGATGCGTTCGGTATATTCCCGAGAGGAGCCGTGCCGAATGAAGTTCGCCAGATTGAGCCTCTGGCATTCATCCTGACGAATACGGTTCAGCAGCCGGACGGGATGTTGACATTCGAACACCTAACGCTTCCTCCGGGGGAATATGACATGATTTATCTAGGGGAGACGATGCATGTAGAATTGACACGGTTGCCGTTTGAGGTTACGGCGGGATAA
- a CDS encoding alpha/beta fold hydrolase: MPLQNINGTMLYYEVSGQGIPIVFIHPPLLTSANFKYQQEYLSHQFQVITFDIRGHGRSHASPVPITYELIAQDIIQLLDHLQIQQAFVTGYSTGGSVALKAMLDYPDRFAGGILISAMSEASDMKLRSRIKIAMGLSAWNPTLRLLMWGIAWGNSDQINTFRYLLSESRRGTIQNIHEYYQYSLNYSCTDQLARISSPVLMLYGAKDKDYERYRKILQHHLRQWKLVILQQENHQLPTKAAAEINRAIKAWILEEDHQKLAEKTTTSYTSHTATIPQEDTSVDNHV, encoded by the coding sequence ATGCCTCTTCAGAACATTAACGGGACCATGCTGTATTACGAAGTATCCGGTCAAGGCATTCCGATCGTGTTTATCCATCCACCGCTGTTGACTAGCGCGAATTTCAAATACCAACAGGAATATTTGTCACATCAGTTTCAAGTGATCACTTTCGACATTCGCGGGCATGGAAGAAGCCATGCTTCCCCCGTTCCGATCACCTATGAACTAATTGCTCAAGATATTATTCAATTATTAGATCATCTGCAGATTCAACAAGCTTTTGTAACGGGGTATTCTACCGGCGGATCTGTGGCATTAAAAGCGATGCTTGATTATCCGGACCGTTTTGCTGGGGGCATTCTTATCAGTGCGATGTCAGAAGCAAGTGATATGAAGCTTCGTAGTCGCATCAAGATTGCGATGGGTCTATCTGCTTGGAACCCAACGCTTCGACTCTTGATGTGGGGGATTGCGTGGGGGAATTCCGACCAGATCAATACATTTAGGTATCTATTAAGTGAATCGCGAAGAGGCACGATCCAGAATATTCATGAGTATTACCAATATAGTCTGAATTACAGCTGCACGGATCAGCTTGCGAGGATCAGCTCTCCTGTCTTAATGCTATATGGAGCAAAAGACAAAGACTATGAACGCTACCGTAAAATACTGCAGCATCATCTTAGGCAATGGAAGCTGGTGATATTGCAGCAAGAAAATCATCAGCTCCCAACAAAAGCGGCTGCCGAGATCAATCGTGCAATTAAAGCCTGGATATTAGAAGAGGATCACCAAAAGCTTGCGGAAAAAACAACCACCTCGTATACGAGTCATACGGCGACAATCCCCCAGGAAGATACTTCGGTTGATAATCATGTATAA